The following proteins come from a genomic window of Phacochoerus africanus isolate WHEZ1 chromosome 9, ROS_Pafr_v1, whole genome shotgun sequence:
- the ZNF76 gene encoding zinc finger protein 76 isoform X10 yields MAQAGCGAGAGGGARCMAVCRRSHPRGLSALGGLSSPLPPEDWMVCDAKGTLTSAAALGAGRKPASCLSARVGAFAMESLGLQTVTLSDGTMAYVQQAVKGEKLLEGQVIQLEDGTTAYIHQVTVQKEPLSFEDGQAVQLEDGSMAYIHRTPRGQDDEDGPHEELVSSQSELRRDLILRKGSPSKRASQSDPPSAWTDCVFPAEGCDPSALEAVQLEDGSTAYIHHPVAMPTDSTILAVQTEVGLEDLAAEDDEGFSADTVVALEQYASKVLHDSQAPHNGKGQQVGDRAFRCGYKGCGRLYTTAHHLKVHERAHTGDRPYRCDFPSCGKAFATGYGLKSHVRTHTGEKPYKCPEELCSKAFKTSGDLQKHVRTHTGERPFRCPFEGCGRSFTTSNIRKVHVRTHTGERPYTCPEPHCGRGFTSATNYKNHVRIHTGEKPYVCTVPGCGKRFTEYSSLYKHHVVHTHCKPYTCSTCGKTYRQTSTLAMHKRSAHGELEATEESEQALYEQQQLEGEGHGQER; encoded by the exons GTTTGTGACGCAAAAGGGACTCTGACCTCAGCTGCGGCTCTTGGTGCTGGGAGGAAGCCAGCTTCATGTCTCAGCGCACGAGTAGGCGCGTTCGCCATGGAGAGCTTGGGGCTGCAGACGGTGACCCTCAGTGACGGGACGATGGCCTATGTCCAGCAAGCTGTCAAAG GAGAGAAGCTTCTCGAAGGGCAAGTGATCCAGCTCGAGGATGGGACCACCGCATACATTCACCAAGTGACAGTGCAGAAAG AACCTCTTTCATTCGAGGATGGACAAGCCGTGCAGCTGGAAGATGGTAGCATGGCCTACATACACCGCACACCCAGAG GCCAAGATGATGAAGATGGTCCCCACGAGGAGCTTGTGAGTTCGCAGTCAGAACTCCGTAGAGACCTCATCCTTAGGAAAGGCAGCCCCAGCAAGAGGGCCAGCCAGAGTGATCCACCAAG CGCCTGGACTGACTGCGTGTTCCCTGCAGAGGGCTGTGACCCAAGTGCCCTGGAGGCTGTCCAGCTGGAAGATGGCTCCACTGCCTACATCCACCACCCCGTGGCTATGCCGACAGACAGCACCATCCTAGCCGTGCAGACAGAGGTGGGCTTAGAGGACCTGGCCGCAGAGGATGACGAGGGCTTCAGTGCGGACACAGTGGTGGCCCTGGAGCAGTATGCCAGCAAG GTTCTGCATGACAGCCAGGCTCCCCATAACGGCAAAGGACAGCAAGTCGGGGACAGAGCATTCCGCTGTGGCTACAAGGGCTGTGGTCGTCTCTATACCACCGCTCATCACTTAAAG GTGCATGAGAGAGCACATACGGGGGACCGTCCGTACAGGTGTGATTTCCCCAGCTGCGGAAAGGCCTTTGCCACAG GGTACGGGCTGAAGAGCCACGTTCGCACCCACACTGGTGAGAAGCCATACAAGTGCCCGGAGGAGCTGTGCAGCAAGGCCTTCAAGACCTCAGGGGACCTGCAGAAGCATGTCCGGACCCACACCG GCGAACGCCCGTTCCGGTGCCCCTTCGAGGGCTGTGGCCGCTCCTTCACCACGTCTAACATCCGCAAGGTACATGTGCGCACCCACACAGGCGAGCGGCCCTACACCTGCCCCGAGCCCCACTGCGGCCGAGGCTTCACCAGTGCCACCAACTACAAGAATCACGTGCGCATCCATACAG GGGAGAAGCCATACGTTTGCACGGTGCCAGGCTGCGGAAAGCGCTTCACCGAGTACTCAAGCCTGTATAAGCACCACGTGGTGCACACACACTGCAAGCCCTACACCTGCAGCACCTGTGGCAAGACCTACAGGCAGACCTCCACCCTGGCCATGCACAAGCGCAGCGCCCATGGCGAGCTGGAGGCCACGGAGGAGAGCGAGCAGGCCCTTTATGAGCAACAGCAGCTCGAGGGTGAGGGGCATGGGCAGGAG AGGTGA
- the ZNF76 gene encoding zinc finger protein 76 isoform X5, translating into MESLGLQTVTLSDGTMAYVQQAVKGEKLLEGQVIQLEDGTTAYIHQVTVQKEPLSFEDGQAVQLEDGSMAYIHRTPRGQDDEDGPHEELVSSQSELRRDLILRKGSPSKRASQSDPPSAWTDCVFPAEGCDPSALEAVQLEDGSTAYIHHPVAMPTDSTILAVQTEVGLEDLAAEDDEGFSADTVVALEQYASKVLHDSQAPHNGKGQQVGDRAFRCGYKGCGRLYTTAHHLKVHERAHTGDRPYRCDFPSCGKAFATGYGLKSHVRTHTGEKPYKCPEELCSKAFKTSGDLQKHVRTHTGERPFRCPFEGCGRSFTTSNIRKVHVRTHTGERPYTCPEPHCGRGFTSATNYKNHVRIHTGEKPYVCTVPGCGKRFTEYSSLYKHHVVHTHCKPYTCSTCGKTYRQTSTLAMHKRSAHGELEATEESEQALYEQQQLEAASVAEESPPPKRPCIAYLSEVKEEDDDTPAQVAMVTEEDGAPRVALITQDGAQQVSLSPEDLQALGSAISMVTQHGSTTLTIPSHDDDLTTSGTHTVTMVSADGTQTQPVTIITSGTVVAEDSSVASLHHQQVALLATANGTHIAVQLEEQQTLEEAISVATAAMQQGAVTLEPTESESGC; encoded by the exons ATGGAGAGCTTGGGGCTGCAGACGGTGACCCTCAGTGACGGGACGATGGCCTATGTCCAGCAAGCTGTCAAAG GAGAGAAGCTTCTCGAAGGGCAAGTGATCCAGCTCGAGGATGGGACCACCGCATACATTCACCAAGTGACAGTGCAGAAAG AACCTCTTTCATTCGAGGATGGACAAGCCGTGCAGCTGGAAGATGGTAGCATGGCCTACATACACCGCACACCCAGAG GCCAAGATGATGAAGATGGTCCCCACGAGGAGCTTGTGAGTTCGCAGTCAGAACTCCGTAGAGACCTCATCCTTAGGAAAGGCAGCCCCAGCAAGAGGGCCAGCCAGAGTGATCCACCAAG CGCCTGGACTGACTGCGTGTTCCCTGCAGAGGGCTGTGACCCAAGTGCCCTGGAGGCTGTCCAGCTGGAAGATGGCTCCACTGCCTACATCCACCACCCCGTGGCTATGCCGACAGACAGCACCATCCTAGCCGTGCAGACAGAGGTGGGCTTAGAGGACCTGGCCGCAGAGGATGACGAGGGCTTCAGTGCGGACACAGTGGTGGCCCTGGAGCAGTATGCCAGCAAG GTTCTGCATGACAGCCAGGCTCCCCATAACGGCAAAGGACAGCAAGTCGGGGACAGAGCATTCCGCTGTGGCTACAAGGGCTGTGGTCGTCTCTATACCACCGCTCATCACTTAAAG GTGCATGAGAGAGCACATACGGGGGACCGTCCGTACAGGTGTGATTTCCCCAGCTGCGGAAAGGCCTTTGCCACAG GGTACGGGCTGAAGAGCCACGTTCGCACCCACACTGGTGAGAAGCCATACAAGTGCCCGGAGGAGCTGTGCAGCAAGGCCTTCAAGACCTCAGGGGACCTGCAGAAGCATGTCCGGACCCACACCG GCGAACGCCCGTTCCGGTGCCCCTTCGAGGGCTGTGGCCGCTCCTTCACCACGTCTAACATCCGCAAGGTACATGTGCGCACCCACACAGGCGAGCGGCCCTACACCTGCCCCGAGCCCCACTGCGGCCGAGGCTTCACCAGTGCCACCAACTACAAGAATCACGTGCGCATCCATACAG GGGAGAAGCCATACGTTTGCACGGTGCCAGGCTGCGGAAAGCGCTTCACCGAGTACTCAAGCCTGTATAAGCACCACGTGGTGCACACACACTGCAAGCCCTACACCTGCAGCACCTGTGGCAAGACCTACAGGCAGACCTCCACCCTGGCCATGCACAAGCGCAGCGCCCATGGCGAGCTGGAGGCCACGGAGGAGAGCGAGCAGGCCCTTTATGAGCAACAGCAGCTCGAGG CCGCCTCTGTAGCCGAGGAGAGCCCGCCACCCAAGCGACCCTGCATTGCTTACCTGTCAGAGGTGAAAGAAGAGGACGATGACACCCCAGCCCAAGTGGCTATGGTGACTGAGGAGGACGGGGCCCCCCGCGTGGCTCTGATCACTCAGGATGGCGCCCAGCAG GTCAGCCTGTCCCCAGAAGACCTGCAGGCCCTGGGGAGTGCCATCAGTATGGTGACCCAGCACGGCAGCACCACCCTCACCATCCCCAGTCATGATGATGACCTCACCACATCTGGCACACATACAGTCACCATGGTCAGCGCCGATGGCACCCAGACGCAGCCC GTCACAATCATTACCTCTGGGACTGTGGTTGCTGAGGACTCAAGTGTAGCATCTCTTCATCATCAACAGGTGgcgctgttggccacagccaacGGAACTCACATTGCAGTGCAG CTGGAGGAGCAGCAGACCTTAGAGGAGGCCATCAGCGTGGCCACCGCTGCCATGCAGCAGGGGGCTGTGACCCTGGAGCCCACAGAGTCAGAGAGCGGCTGCTGA
- the ZNF76 gene encoding zinc finger protein 76 isoform X9, whose protein sequence is MAQAGCGAGAGGGARCMAVCRRSHPRGLSALGGLSSPLPPEDWMVCDAKGTLTSAAALGAGRKPASCLSARVGAFAMESLGLQTVTLSDGTMAYVQQAVKGEKLLEGQVIQLEDGTTAYIHQVTVQKEPLSFEDGQAVQLEDGSMAYIHRTPRGQDDEDGPHEELVSSQSELRRDLILRKGSPSKRASQSDPPSAWTDCVFPAEGCDPSALEAVQLEDGSTAYIHHPVAMPTDSTILAVQTEVGLEDLAAEDDEGFSADTVVALEQYASKVLHDSQAPHNGKGQQVGDRAFRCGYKGCGRLYTTAHHLKVHERAHTGDRPYRCDFPSCGKAFATGYGLKSHVRTHTGEKPYKCPEELCSKAFKTSGDLQKHVRTHTGERPFRCPFEGCGRSFTTSNIRKVHVRTHTGERPYTCPEPHCGRGFTSATNYKNHVRIHTAQCPQGRSHTFARCQAAESASPSTQACISTTWCTHTASPTPAAPVARPTGRPPPWPCTSAAPMASWRPRRRASRPFMSNSSSRPPL, encoded by the exons GTTTGTGACGCAAAAGGGACTCTGACCTCAGCTGCGGCTCTTGGTGCTGGGAGGAAGCCAGCTTCATGTCTCAGCGCACGAGTAGGCGCGTTCGCCATGGAGAGCTTGGGGCTGCAGACGGTGACCCTCAGTGACGGGACGATGGCCTATGTCCAGCAAGCTGTCAAAG GAGAGAAGCTTCTCGAAGGGCAAGTGATCCAGCTCGAGGATGGGACCACCGCATACATTCACCAAGTGACAGTGCAGAAAG AACCTCTTTCATTCGAGGATGGACAAGCCGTGCAGCTGGAAGATGGTAGCATGGCCTACATACACCGCACACCCAGAG GCCAAGATGATGAAGATGGTCCCCACGAGGAGCTTGTGAGTTCGCAGTCAGAACTCCGTAGAGACCTCATCCTTAGGAAAGGCAGCCCCAGCAAGAGGGCCAGCCAGAGTGATCCACCAAG CGCCTGGACTGACTGCGTGTTCCCTGCAGAGGGCTGTGACCCAAGTGCCCTGGAGGCTGTCCAGCTGGAAGATGGCTCCACTGCCTACATCCACCACCCCGTGGCTATGCCGACAGACAGCACCATCCTAGCCGTGCAGACAGAGGTGGGCTTAGAGGACCTGGCCGCAGAGGATGACGAGGGCTTCAGTGCGGACACAGTGGTGGCCCTGGAGCAGTATGCCAGCAAG GTTCTGCATGACAGCCAGGCTCCCCATAACGGCAAAGGACAGCAAGTCGGGGACAGAGCATTCCGCTGTGGCTACAAGGGCTGTGGTCGTCTCTATACCACCGCTCATCACTTAAAG GTGCATGAGAGAGCACATACGGGGGACCGTCCGTACAGGTGTGATTTCCCCAGCTGCGGAAAGGCCTTTGCCACAG GGTACGGGCTGAAGAGCCACGTTCGCACCCACACTGGTGAGAAGCCATACAAGTGCCCGGAGGAGCTGTGCAGCAAGGCCTTCAAGACCTCAGGGGACCTGCAGAAGCATGTCCGGACCCACACCG GCGAACGCCCGTTCCGGTGCCCCTTCGAGGGCTGTGGCCGCTCCTTCACCACGTCTAACATCCGCAAGGTACATGTGCGCACCCACACAGGCGAGCGGCCCTACACCTGCCCCGAGCCCCACTGCGGCCGAGGCTTCACCAGTGCCACCAACTACAAGAATCACGTGCGCATCCATACAG CCCAGTGTCCCCAGGGGAGAAGCCATACGTTTGCACGGTGCCAGGCTGCGGAAAGCGCTTCACCGAGTACTCAAGCCTGTATAAGCACCACGTGGTGCACACACACTGCAAGCCCTACACCTGCAGCACCTGTGGCAAGACCTACAGGCAGACCTCCACCCTGGCCATGCACAAGCGCAGCGCCCATGGCGAGCTGGAGGCCACGGAGGAGAGCGAGCAGGCCCTTTATGAGCAACAGCAGCTCGAGG CCGCCTCTGTAG
- the ZNF76 gene encoding zinc finger protein 76 isoform X8 has protein sequence MESLGLQTVTLSDGTMAYVQQAVKGEKLLEGQVIQLEDGTTAYIHQVTVQKEPLSFEDGQAVQLEDGSMAYIHRTPREGCDPSALEAVQLEDGSTAYIHHPVAMPTDSTILAVQTEVGLEDLAAEDDEGFSADTVVALEQYASKVLHDSQAPHNGKGQQVGDRAFRCGYKGCGRLYTTAHHLKVHERAHTGDRPYRCDFPSCGKAFATGYGLKSHVRTHTGEKPYKCPEELCSKAFKTSGDLQKHVRTHTGERPFRCPFEGCGRSFTTSNIRKVHVRTHTGERPYTCPEPHCGRGFTSATNYKNHVRIHTGEKPYVCTVPGCGKRFTEYSSLYKHHVVHTHCKPYTCSTCGKTYRQTSTLAMHKRSAHGELEATEESEQALYEQQQLEAASVAEESPPPKRPCIAYLSEVKEEDDDTPAQVAMVTEEDGAPRVALITQDGAQQVSLSPEDLQALGSAISMVTQHGSTTLTIPSHDDDLTTSGTHTVTMVSADGTQTQPVTIITSGTVVAEDSSVASLHHQQVALLATANGTHIAVQLEEQQTLEEAISVATAAMQQGAVTLEPTESESGC, from the exons ATGGAGAGCTTGGGGCTGCAGACGGTGACCCTCAGTGACGGGACGATGGCCTATGTCCAGCAAGCTGTCAAAG GAGAGAAGCTTCTCGAAGGGCAAGTGATCCAGCTCGAGGATGGGACCACCGCATACATTCACCAAGTGACAGTGCAGAAAG AACCTCTTTCATTCGAGGATGGACAAGCCGTGCAGCTGGAAGATGGTAGCATGGCCTACATACACCGCACACCCAGAG AGGGCTGTGACCCAAGTGCCCTGGAGGCTGTCCAGCTGGAAGATGGCTCCACTGCCTACATCCACCACCCCGTGGCTATGCCGACAGACAGCACCATCCTAGCCGTGCAGACAGAGGTGGGCTTAGAGGACCTGGCCGCAGAGGATGACGAGGGCTTCAGTGCGGACACAGTGGTGGCCCTGGAGCAGTATGCCAGCAAG GTTCTGCATGACAGCCAGGCTCCCCATAACGGCAAAGGACAGCAAGTCGGGGACAGAGCATTCCGCTGTGGCTACAAGGGCTGTGGTCGTCTCTATACCACCGCTCATCACTTAAAG GTGCATGAGAGAGCACATACGGGGGACCGTCCGTACAGGTGTGATTTCCCCAGCTGCGGAAAGGCCTTTGCCACAG GGTACGGGCTGAAGAGCCACGTTCGCACCCACACTGGTGAGAAGCCATACAAGTGCCCGGAGGAGCTGTGCAGCAAGGCCTTCAAGACCTCAGGGGACCTGCAGAAGCATGTCCGGACCCACACCG GCGAACGCCCGTTCCGGTGCCCCTTCGAGGGCTGTGGCCGCTCCTTCACCACGTCTAACATCCGCAAGGTACATGTGCGCACCCACACAGGCGAGCGGCCCTACACCTGCCCCGAGCCCCACTGCGGCCGAGGCTTCACCAGTGCCACCAACTACAAGAATCACGTGCGCATCCATACAG GGGAGAAGCCATACGTTTGCACGGTGCCAGGCTGCGGAAAGCGCTTCACCGAGTACTCAAGCCTGTATAAGCACCACGTGGTGCACACACACTGCAAGCCCTACACCTGCAGCACCTGTGGCAAGACCTACAGGCAGACCTCCACCCTGGCCATGCACAAGCGCAGCGCCCATGGCGAGCTGGAGGCCACGGAGGAGAGCGAGCAGGCCCTTTATGAGCAACAGCAGCTCGAGG CCGCCTCTGTAGCCGAGGAGAGCCCGCCACCCAAGCGACCCTGCATTGCTTACCTGTCAGAGGTGAAAGAAGAGGACGATGACACCCCAGCCCAAGTGGCTATGGTGACTGAGGAGGACGGGGCCCCCCGCGTGGCTCTGATCACTCAGGATGGCGCCCAGCAG GTCAGCCTGTCCCCAGAAGACCTGCAGGCCCTGGGGAGTGCCATCAGTATGGTGACCCAGCACGGCAGCACCACCCTCACCATCCCCAGTCATGATGATGACCTCACCACATCTGGCACACATACAGTCACCATGGTCAGCGCCGATGGCACCCAGACGCAGCCC GTCACAATCATTACCTCTGGGACTGTGGTTGCTGAGGACTCAAGTGTAGCATCTCTTCATCATCAACAGGTGgcgctgttggccacagccaacGGAACTCACATTGCAGTGCAG CTGGAGGAGCAGCAGACCTTAGAGGAGGCCATCAGCGTGGCCACCGCTGCCATGCAGCAGGGGGCTGTGACCCTGGAGCCCACAGAGTCAGAGAGCGGCTGCTGA
- the ZNF76 gene encoding zinc finger protein 76 isoform X11 gives MAQAGCGAGAGGGARCMAVCRRSHPRGLSALGGLSSPLPPEDWMVCDAKGTLTSAAALGAGRKPASCLSARVGAFAMESLGLQTVTLSDGTMAYVQQAVKGEKLLEGQVIQLEDGTTAYIHQVTVQKEPLSFEDGQAVQLEDGSMAYIHRTPRGQDDEDGPHEELVSSQSELRRDLILRKGSPSKRASQSDPPSAWTDCVFPAEGCDPSALEAVQLEDGSTAYIHHPVAMPTDSTILAVQTEVGLEDLAAEDDEGFSADTVVALEQYASKVLHDSQAPHNGKGQQVGDRAFRCGYKGCGRLYTTAHHLKVHERAHTGDRPYRCDFPSCGKAFATGYGLKSHVRTHTGEKPYKCPEELCSKAFKTSGDLQKHVRTHTGERPFRCPFEGCGRSFTTSNIRKVHVRTHTGERPYTCPEPHCGRGFTSATNYKNHVRIHTAQCPQGRSHTFARCQAAESASPSTQACISTTWCTHTASPTPAAPVARPTGRPPPWPCTSAAPMASWRPRRRASRPFMSNSSSRR, from the exons GTTTGTGACGCAAAAGGGACTCTGACCTCAGCTGCGGCTCTTGGTGCTGGGAGGAAGCCAGCTTCATGTCTCAGCGCACGAGTAGGCGCGTTCGCCATGGAGAGCTTGGGGCTGCAGACGGTGACCCTCAGTGACGGGACGATGGCCTATGTCCAGCAAGCTGTCAAAG GAGAGAAGCTTCTCGAAGGGCAAGTGATCCAGCTCGAGGATGGGACCACCGCATACATTCACCAAGTGACAGTGCAGAAAG AACCTCTTTCATTCGAGGATGGACAAGCCGTGCAGCTGGAAGATGGTAGCATGGCCTACATACACCGCACACCCAGAG GCCAAGATGATGAAGATGGTCCCCACGAGGAGCTTGTGAGTTCGCAGTCAGAACTCCGTAGAGACCTCATCCTTAGGAAAGGCAGCCCCAGCAAGAGGGCCAGCCAGAGTGATCCACCAAG CGCCTGGACTGACTGCGTGTTCCCTGCAGAGGGCTGTGACCCAAGTGCCCTGGAGGCTGTCCAGCTGGAAGATGGCTCCACTGCCTACATCCACCACCCCGTGGCTATGCCGACAGACAGCACCATCCTAGCCGTGCAGACAGAGGTGGGCTTAGAGGACCTGGCCGCAGAGGATGACGAGGGCTTCAGTGCGGACACAGTGGTGGCCCTGGAGCAGTATGCCAGCAAG GTTCTGCATGACAGCCAGGCTCCCCATAACGGCAAAGGACAGCAAGTCGGGGACAGAGCATTCCGCTGTGGCTACAAGGGCTGTGGTCGTCTCTATACCACCGCTCATCACTTAAAG GTGCATGAGAGAGCACATACGGGGGACCGTCCGTACAGGTGTGATTTCCCCAGCTGCGGAAAGGCCTTTGCCACAG GGTACGGGCTGAAGAGCCACGTTCGCACCCACACTGGTGAGAAGCCATACAAGTGCCCGGAGGAGCTGTGCAGCAAGGCCTTCAAGACCTCAGGGGACCTGCAGAAGCATGTCCGGACCCACACCG GCGAACGCCCGTTCCGGTGCCCCTTCGAGGGCTGTGGCCGCTCCTTCACCACGTCTAACATCCGCAAGGTACATGTGCGCACCCACACAGGCGAGCGGCCCTACACCTGCCCCGAGCCCCACTGCGGCCGAGGCTTCACCAGTGCCACCAACTACAAGAATCACGTGCGCATCCATACAG CCCAGTGTCCCCAGGGGAGAAGCCATACGTTTGCACGGTGCCAGGCTGCGGAAAGCGCTTCACCGAGTACTCAAGCCTGTATAAGCACCACGTGGTGCACACACACTGCAAGCCCTACACCTGCAGCACCTGTGGCAAGACCTACAGGCAGACCTCCACCCTGGCCATGCACAAGCGCAGCGCCCATGGCGAGCTGGAGGCCACGGAGGAGAGCGAGCAGGCCCTTTATGAGCAACAGCAGCTCGAGG AGGTGA